The genomic stretch AAGCAGGCTGGTGAAGAAGTGGCTACTCCGACAAACCCTGAGCTCAAAAAAAACCCAACTCCTCAGCCTGAAACAATACCAAACAAACCAGCCTACTATCAATAAAACACAAAAAGGCTGGGACATCAGTATTTCAGTCATTTATCCGAGCTATCACAAGTAAATTAACTTGCGATAGCTCGGATGTTTTTTTGTTGGTTTAAAAAGCCAGTGTTTGTAGCGTAATGGAACGAATTAAATTGCTCTTACAGCTTGGCGATTGTAGAAGCGTCAGGCTTCGTCTTTGAGAGGAAATCATTTAGCTATGTCTCAGTCTCTTTTATATGAAAATCTCCGGAATGCGAAAATTTTTAAAATAATAATATATACCCATAACAAAACAACTTATAGTTCAATAGGTCTGTTTAATATTCTTATAGTTATATTTTAACAATTTTTTTACATTTTTTATCCTCTTTTTAGCCTATAATGTCGAGTTGTAAGACGACCTAAATAGAGAAATATGTAGGATTTTAGCGGTGTGTAATGCTTTATTACAAAAGCAAAAAACTATTGACCGACAAGAAACTTCAGATTAAAATAAATTTTGCTAATAGTGTGATAATTTTGAGGGGGGTATTATCTTTGGTTACATGGAAAAAAGTACTAGGAACATCGTTGCTAGCAACGACCGTTGCAATCGGTGGAGGACTTCCGCTGTTTAACGCCACAAGTGCATCAGCGAAAACAGCTGATCAGCTTGAAAGTCCACCGCTTGATATGAATATCGTTCCAGAAGAACGATTAGGAAAGGCGCTGCAGCAGCAAGGCATCATTTCGAAAAAAGCATCAAATCAAGAAGTGAAGAAGGCTGTCCAAGCATACATAGAGAATAAAGACAGTCACAAAGAGAGTATGAAAGGTCAAAAACCAAATAAAATTGATCTTAAAGCAAAGCAAGCACGTGCGAAAAATGTGGAAAAAGTAAAAGAAGCAAAGAACGTGAACATGAACGCTGTCACAAAAGGAAAAGGTGACGGAGTAAAAGTTCAACCTGCTAAAGATGCAAAATATAACGGTAAAGTTCGTACAGACAAAGTGCTTGTCCTGTTAGTTGAATTTGCGGACTTTAAGCATAATAACGTGGTTCAAGAGCCTGGTTATATGTACGCTGATGACTTTAACCGTAACCATTATGAAAAATTAATGTTTGGTGATAAAGAATTCAAGTTGTTTAACGGTAACAAAGTTCAAACATTCAAGCAATATTACGAAGAGCAATCTGGCGGAAGCTATACAATGGACGGAACGGTATCAGAGTGGTTAACAGTTAAAGGAAATGCTGCTGAATATGGTGCTGATAATCCAAAAGGTGGCCATGATAACCTTGGGCCAAAAGGGCCTCGTGACCTTGTAAAAGAAGCGCTTCAAGAAGCTGTTAAAAGCGGCATTAATCTAAAGGAATTTGATCAATTTGATCAATATGATTTAGATGGTGACGGCAACCTAAACGAGCCGGATGGTTTAGTTGATCACTTAATGATTATCCACGCTGGTACAGGGCAAGAAGCAGGTGGCGGTAAGTTAGGAAATGATGCAATTTGGTCACACCGTTGGACGCTAGGTCAGCCTTATAAAGTACCTGGTACTGACATTTCTGCTTATGATTACACAATTCAGCCGGAAGACGGAGCGGTTGGTGTTTTCGCTCATGAGTATGGTCATGACTTAGGTCTTCCAGATGAGTACGATACGCAATACTCTGGTCAAGGTGAGCCGGTTGGAGTATGGTCTATCATGAGTGGTGGAAGCTGGGCTGGAGAAATTGCTGGAACAGAGCCAACGAGTTTCTCTCCGCAAAACAAAGAGTTCTTCCAAAAGGTAATGGGAGGAAACTGGGCAAACATTAAAGAAATGGATTTAAAAGATATTAACAAGACTGGCGCTGTAAGCATCATTGATCAAAGCGTAACGAAATCTAAAAACCCAGGTATTGTGAAGATTAATCTTCCTCAAAAAGCCGTGCAAGGGATGAAAACTGATTTCGGTAAGAAGTTTTATTACAGTCAAAAAGGTGACGACCTGCGCACAGCAATGACAACAAAAGAGTTAGATTTAACAAATGCAACAAAAGCGTCATTTGATTTTAAAGCAAACTATGAAGTGGAAGCAGAATATGATTACTTATATGTAAATGCTATTTTGCCAGATGGATCTAAGGTTCTTTTAGATACAATTGGTGATAAAGCAAATAACGCTGATCATTCGGCTGAAACAACAAATGGTAAATGGGTAGATGTAAGCTATGATTTAAGTCAATTTAAAGGTAAGAAAATCAAGCTTCAGTTTGAATACGTAACGGATGGTGGACTAGCGCTAGAAGGTTTTGGCCTTGATAACGCATCACTTGTTGTAGATGGTAAAGTAATATTTACAGATGATGCAGAAGGACAAACAACGTTTACACTAGACGGATTCGAGCAAACAGATGGTTTAATGTACAAGGATAACTACTACTACGTTGAGTGGAGAAACTACGCTGGAAATGACAAAGCGCTGCAATTTGCGCGCGGAGCGAAGTACAATACTGGAATGCTATTGTGGTATGCTGATGATAGCTACTTAGATAACTGGGTTGGACAGCACCCTGGTGAAGGTTTCTTAGGGGTTGTGGATTCACATCCTAAAAAGGTTCTATACTTTAATGGAAACGGAATTAGCACAACGGCAAACACAACGCGTTATCAAATTGCAGACGCTGCGTTCTCATTTGATTCAACGCTTCCATGGACATATACACATGCAACAAATGGAACAATCTCTTCTAAAGAAGCAAAAGGCGTAACAAGCTTTAACGACCGTCGTTCTTATATCGATGATCGTATTAAAGATGCAGGCCGCATCCTTCCAAAACACGGTTTGAAAATCGATGTAATTGGCGAAGCGAAAGATAATTCAGCTGGCGCGGTTTGGATTCATAAATAAGAGATTCAGAAGCGGTAAGTGAAAAACTTACCGCTTTTTTCTATGGAAAATATTGAAATGAGGAACACAATGTGTATATAATGTATATAAAGTATATATACATTATTTAAAAGAGGTATGAATATGCATATTGTAATTTCAAATCAGTCAAAAGAGCCTATATATGAACAAATTTACCATCAGATTCAAAAGCAAATCTTAGCGGATGAATTAAAACCGGGAACCTCGTTACCATCGATGCGTCAGCTTGCTAAGGATTTAGGTGTTAGCGTCATTACAACCAAGCGTGCTTATGAAGAACTTGAAAAGGGTGGGTTTATCTTTTCAATTGTGGGAAAAGGCTCATTTGTTTCGGAACAAAATCATGAGATGATTCGGGAGCGAAAGCGAAGAGTTATCGAAGAACAATTAGCAGCTGCCATTCAAAACAGCAAGGGGATTGGAATTGAGCTGCAGGAACTTCAAGAGCTTTTAATTATTTTATATGAGGAGGAAAGGTAATGAATAGCGTGATTGAATTGAATAATGTAACCAAGTCCTTTAACGGATTTCAGCTAAAGGATGTATCTCTGTCAGTAAACAAAGGTTTTGTGACAGGATTAATTGGTGGAAACGGAGTAGGAAAGTCGACGATTATTAAAATGATTATGAATCTATTACAGCCTGATAGAGGGAGCATTTCTGTATTTGGCTTGAACTACATCAAGCATGAGAAAGAGATCAAACAACGGATTGGATTTGTATGCGATGAAAATATGTACTACGAAAACATTACGTTACGTGAACTTCATCGTATTATTAAGCCCATGTACAGAAACTGGGATGATACGTTGTTTACACAGTACGCGGAACGCTTTGAATTGCCTTTACGTAAAAAAATCAAAACATTTTCAAAAGGGATGCTGATGAAGGCTTCTTTAACGATGGCATTGTCTCATCATGCAGATTTAATTGTGATGGATGAGCCAACATCTGGCTTAGATCCCATTTTTCGAAGAGAGCTGTTAGAGATTCTACAAGAGCTCATGCTCAATCATGAGAAAACAATCTTCTTCTCCACGCATATCACCACAGATTTAGATAAAATCGCAGACTATATTACCTTTATCCATAACGGACAGCATATGTTTACAAAAGAGCACCATCAAATCTTTGAAGAATACGCCCTCGTAAAAGGGGCAGTTGATTTATTAGATCGTGACACGAAAAAAGAATTTCTAGCCATTCAAACGTCTAATCATGGGTTTGAAGCGCTCACTAACAAAAAGGACCGCGTACACGATATCTTCGGTGCAGAAGTGCTCATTGAAAAGCCGACGCTTGAGGACATTATGTTCTATACAAAAAAGGGGGAGCGTGAACATGCTACAGCTTATTCGTAAAGACTTTTTATTACAAAGAAATGTATTTATTATTTTATTACCGATCTTATTTATCTATTTACTAATTGATACGTCGACTACTTGGGTAGGTATTATCTTTAGCATTGCACTCATCATGAATGCTTTTTCAGAGGATGAGAAATCCGCTGTGCGGCTTTTGCTAAACTCACTTCCGTACACACGTAAAGAGATTGTATCAGCTAAATACCTTGGTGCGTTCCTGTTTGCAGTTATTACGCTTTTGGTCATTGCTATTTCAAACCGGATTATTCATGGTGAAGGGATGCAGTGGGGGCAATTAGTGTTTAGTATCAGCGTCGTTTTGATCTTTGTTTCCATTGCCTTTCCAGTTTCGTATATCTTTCACAGCAAATATTTAGGAATAGCTTTTATTGGGCTGTTTGTTATCTATATGATTATTGCTAATACCTTTGTTCATAATCTACAGGAACAAGTAATTAACGTTGCACGCACAATCATGTCTTTTAATGTTTCAGACCTTTATCTGTTTGTTCTTTTACCTGCGTTACTTCTCTACCTCTTATCGTGGCTTACATCGATTTTTATCTATAAACAAAAAACATGTTAAGTGGTTCCTTTTCTCTAGCTCTCAATGAACATACTGTTCTTAAGAAAATAATGACAGTTTTGTAAGGATAGTCTTGCAAAATGAAACTGAACCTTTACAATTAAAAATAAGACTGATAGAGCGAGGAGAAAAGAGAACTAGATGCATGATTCATTTTTAAATCACATCGTATCCTCTAGTAGACAAGGCGCGATGAACGTTCATACTTTTAATACAGCACTCATAGAAGCTAGCTCATATGCTATTTTTTTGTTGGATAAAAAAGGGGATTTACTTTTTTATAACGAACAAGCTTCAGCTTTTGTATGTACTGAAGTGCAAGGACGAATCTCTTTTTTTCAACTTGCAAAGTACGGATTAGATCATGAAAAGTATTTTGCATATGCACTGAACGGTGAAGTTGTCCAATTTACAGCAATGTTAAAAACAAAGTGTGGCAAGAATATGAGGATG from Bacillus sp. 1780r2a1 encodes the following:
- a CDS encoding immune inhibitor A: MGGGLPLFNATSASAKTADQLESPPLDMNIVPEERLGKALQQQGIISKKASNQEVKKAVQAYIENKDSHKESMKGQKPNKIDLKAKQARAKNVEKVKEAKNVNMNAVTKGKGDGVKVQPAKDAKYNGKVRTDKVLVLLVEFADFKHNNVVQEPGYMYADDFNRNHYEKLMFGDKEFKLFNGNKVQTFKQYYEEQSGGSYTMDGTVSEWLTVKGNAAEYGADNPKGGHDNLGPKGPRDLVKEALQEAVKSGINLKEFDQFDQYDLDGDGNLNEPDGLVDHLMIIHAGTGQEAGGGKLGNDAIWSHRWTLGQPYKVPGTDISAYDYTIQPEDGAVGVFAHEYGHDLGLPDEYDTQYSGQGEPVGVWSIMSGGSWAGEIAGTEPTSFSPQNKEFFQKVMGGNWANIKEMDLKDINKTGAVSIIDQSVTKSKNPGIVKINLPQKAVQGMKTDFGKKFYYSQKGDDLRTAMTTKELDLTNATKASFDFKANYEVEAEYDYLYVNAILPDGSKVLLDTIGDKANNADHSAETTNGKWVDVSYDLSQFKGKKIKLQFEYVTDGGLALEGFGLDNASLVVDGKVIFTDDAEGQTTFTLDGFEQTDGLMYKDNYYYVEWRNYAGNDKALQFARGAKYNTGMLLWYADDSYLDNWVGQHPGEGFLGVVDSHPKKVLYFNGNGISTTANTTRYQIADAAFSFDSTLPWTYTHATNGTISSKEAKGVTSFNDRRSYIDDRIKDAGRILPKHGLKIDVIGEAKDNSAGAVWIHK
- a CDS encoding ABC transporter ATP-binding protein translates to MNSVIELNNVTKSFNGFQLKDVSLSVNKGFVTGLIGGNGVGKSTIIKMIMNLLQPDRGSISVFGLNYIKHEKEIKQRIGFVCDENMYYENITLRELHRIIKPMYRNWDDTLFTQYAERFELPLRKKIKTFSKGMLMKASLTMALSHHADLIVMDEPTSGLDPIFRRELLEILQELMLNHEKTIFFSTHITTDLDKIADYITFIHNGQHMFTKEHHQIFEEYALVKGAVDLLDRDTKKEFLAIQTSNHGFEALTNKKDRVHDIFGAEVLIEKPTLEDIMFYTKKGEREHATAYS
- a CDS encoding GntR family transcriptional regulator, translated to MHIVISNQSKEPIYEQIYHQIQKQILADELKPGTSLPSMRQLAKDLGVSVITTKRAYEELEKGGFIFSIVGKGSFVSEQNHEMIRERKRRVIEEQLAAAIQNSKGIGIELQELQELLIILYEEER
- a CDS encoding ABC-2 transporter permease; amino-acid sequence: MLQLIRKDFLLQRNVFIILLPILFIYLLIDTSTTWVGIIFSIALIMNAFSEDEKSAVRLLLNSLPYTRKEIVSAKYLGAFLFAVITLLVIAISNRIIHGEGMQWGQLVFSISVVLIFVSIAFPVSYIFHSKYLGIAFIGLFVIYMIIANTFVHNLQEQVINVARTIMSFNVSDLYLFVLLPALLLYLLSWLTSIFIYKQKTC